The Haloprofundus salinisoli region CCTTTAGGGGTTCGGTCCCCGCGAACCGGACGGGGGTACGCGCTTCGGAGCCGGTCTGTCACTCCAAAACTTTATCATATAGGTTATCTAACAGAAGGTAAATGCGTGCCGAGGGTCGGAGTCGCGGAGAGGAGTCGGTAGATCCCCTCCGAGGGAAGTTGATGCAGTTGAAGCGTCGGGGCTGCAATCTCCTCGTTACGGGGTCAGTGTCGGAAGCGGTGACCGCCCGAGCGACCCAACGACTGCTCGGCTCGCCCGTCGAGGACCGCAAACGGCTCGTGACGCTGACGGAGGCACCGACGAGAGGCGTCGACGCTCGGCTCCCCATCGGCGTCTCCGCCGACGACGCCGACGTGAGAATCGTCGAACGGCGACGCGTCGACCGGTCGGCCGTCGAGGGTGTCCGACACGACGGTCGAAGCGGCGACACCGAACTTCGGCGTCTCGAACGCGACATCTCACGCGCCATCGCCTCACTCGACGACGGCAGCGGGTTCGGCCCGAGCGAACTCCGACTGTCGGTCGATTCGCTGGGCACGCTCACGGAGATGTACGAGATACCGCAGGTCTGCGGCTTCCTCCGCCGAGTCTGCGACACCGTCGAAGATAGAGAGGGTATGGGCCACTACCACCTCCCCCTCCCGGACGACAGTCCGCGCGTCGACCAGTTCGCGCACGTGTTCGACGCGCGCATCGAACTCCGTCAGCGCGAACCCTACGGTCCCGAACAACGGTGGCACGTCCCGGACTACGGGACGACGGGGTGGATACAGATATGAGGGGGCACTCGTGAGTACTCTGCATTGCGTCTCGTTGAGCGACCGAGACGGCATCCGGCTCGTCGACAGTATCGAGAACGCGCGGTTCGAGATGTACACACCCGAGCCGGTCGCACCGAGGGAAGCGGAACCCTCGGCGTTTTGCTTTCCGGTCGACCTCGCGGTCGAGCTGCGTACCACCTCACTGCGACTGCCGAAGTTGGCGGGAGCGATCGTGCGGAGCCAGGACGGTCGGACCGTCACGCAGTCGATGAACCGCAGCGGTCTCTCGCTCGACGCCGACGCCTACGACATCGAGATGACGACGGCACCGATGAAACTGTTCGTCGCCGTCGATGCCGCCGTCTCGATACGCTACGGCGAGCGGAGCACGACGTTCGAGTTCGACGACCCGACGCGCGTCTACGTCGGAGCTCGGTCGTTTCACGAGCGGCCGGCCGGCACAATCGTGACGCCGGACGACCCCGAGGAGACGATGCGCGCCGTCTCGCTCCTCGGGTCGGCGCTGAAGACGACGGCCCCGGAGCGGTCGTTCCCCACGCTCCGGGGCCACCCGCCGCTCGTCGAGCGCGGAGAGTCGTTCGACGCCCCCGACCACCTCGAATCGCCTGAGACGGGCGTGACACTGGTGCTTCCCCCGGAACGTTCGGCGGTGTACGCCAGCGCGCCGCTGGCGTACTATCTGGGCGCGACGGTCGTTCCCGGGTCGGAGGCACGGCTCGACGTCGCCGGCCGGTCGTTCCCGCTCGCACCCGGCGGCGACGTCGAACGCGAACTCGGGCGGACGCTCCGGCAAGTGTTCTTCCTGGACTGTCTCACGCGGACGGAGGGCTACTACCCCGTCGACCTCCACGAGCGATACGCCGTCGAGGCGGCGTTCGACGTGGCGTTCGCCTCGCTGTACGAGTTACCGCTGGACGAACAGCTCGCCGAGTACCTCTCGATTCCGTTCGCGGACCTCGAACCGCATCTCCCGGCGTGGAACCTCACGACGGACGTCCGACCGACCGCGGAGAACGTCGAGATGCTCCCGTTCGTCGCCAACGACCTCTCGCTGGTTCGGTGTCCCGACCGGTTGTCGC contains the following coding sequences:
- a CDS encoding CHAT domain-containing protein; the encoded protein is MSTLHCVSLSDRDGIRLVDSIENARFEMYTPEPVAPREAEPSAFCFPVDLAVELRTTSLRLPKLAGAIVRSQDGRTVTQSMNRSGLSLDADAYDIEMTTAPMKLFVAVDAAVSIRYGERSTTFEFDDPTRVYVGARSFHERPAGTIVTPDDPEETMRAVSLLGSALKTTAPERSFPTLRGHPPLVERGESFDAPDHLESPETGVTLVLPPERSAVYASAPLAYYLGATVVPGSEARLDVAGRSFPLAPGGDVERELGRTLRQVFFLDCLTRTEGYYPVDLHERYAVEAAFDVAFASLYELPLDEQLAEYLSIPFADLEPHLPAWNLTTDVRPTAENVEMLPFVANDLSLVRCPDRLSLTPPDPEPKAVTDFFRQATHTPATGGTSETLVRGASDAAETEEIVHPRPADTVEHAWVGEGFPLGASKATAASYRRRLERDVSDRTSIDITVVCNDEQMREEGVVAELYGLRDLLQFEIDIRYDLTREELTEVLSRPTNFLHYIGHVDHRGMQCADGFLDAQELDGVAVESFLLNACSSYKQGEALVERGSYGGVVTLSDVANTTATKLGQTLARLLNCGFTLRSALSIAQREVFTGNRYIVLGDGGLSLCQNESGVPGVLRIEPQENGVYEIELEYYPVKSYDLGSVVKPLLETVDKYHLATGTVGKFEIRSEELIEFLELERAPVRIDGTLKWSDELSTESFG
- a CDS encoding DUF7504 family protein, whose product is MQLKRRGCNLLVTGSVSEAVTARATQRLLGSPVEDRKRLVTLTEAPTRGVDARLPIGVSADDADVRIVERRRVDRSAVEGVRHDGRSGDTELRRLERDISRAIASLDDGSGFGPSELRLSVDSLGTLTEMYEIPQVCGFLRRVCDTVEDREGMGHYHLPLPDDSPRVDQFAHVFDARIELRQREPYGPEQRWHVPDYGTTGWIQI